The following proteins are co-located in the Vicugna pacos chromosome 3, VicPac4, whole genome shotgun sequence genome:
- the NSA2 gene encoding ribosome biogenesis protein NSA2 homolog produces MPQNEYIELHRKRYGYRLDYHEKKRKKEGREAHERSKKAKKMIGLKAKLYHKQRHAEKIQMKKTIKMHEKRNTKQKNDEKTPQGAVPAYLLDREGQSRAKVLSNMIKQKRKEKAGKWEVPLPKVRAQGETEVLKVIRTGKRKKKAWKRMVTKVCFVGDGFTRKPPKYERFIRPMGLRFKKAHVTHPELKATFCLPILGVKKNPSSPLYTSLGVITKGTVIEVNVSELGLVTQGGKVIWGKYAQVTNNPENDGCINAVLLV; encoded by the exons CCACAAAACGAATATATTGAGTTACACCGTAAGCGCTATGGATACCGTTTGGATTAccatgagaaaaagagaaagaaggaaggccgAGAGGCTCATGAACGTTCAAAGAAGGCAAAAAAGATGATTGGTCTGAAAGCTAAGCTGTACCATAAACAGCGCCATGCtgagaaaatacaaatgaaaaagac TATCAAGATGCACGAAAAGAGAAACACCAAACAGAAGAATGATGAAAAGACTCCACAAGGAGCAGTACCTGCATATCTACTGGACAGAGAGGGACAGTCCCGAGCTAAAGTACTTTCCAATAtgattaaacaaaaaagaaaagagaaagcg GGAAAATGGGAAGTCCCGCTGCCCAAAGTTCGCGCCCAGGGAGAAACAGAAGTATTAAAAGTTATCCgaacaggaaagaggaagaagaaagcctGGAAGAGGATGGTTACTAAAGTCTGCTTTGTTGGAGATGGTTTTACTCGAAAACCACCTAAATATGAAAGATTCATTAGGCCAATG GGCTTACGTTTCAAGAAGGCCCACGTAACACATCCTGAGCTGAAAGCTACCTTTTGCCTGCCGATACTTGGTGTGAAGAAGAATCCCTCATCCCCACTATACACGAGCTTGGGTGTTATCACCAAAGGTACCGTCATTGAAGTGAACGTGAGCGAGTTGGGCCTTGTGACACAGGGAGGCAAGGTCATCTGGG GAAAATACGCCCAGGTTACCAACAACCCTGAAAATGATGGCTGCATAAATGCCGTCTTACTGGTTTGA